From Candidatus Eremiobacteraceae bacterium, a single genomic window includes:
- a CDS encoding AraC family transcriptional regulator, translating into MTDDEFSRFDTVLDYVEQGLDRDICLTDLACLVGLSVTHFSHIFKSEYGMAPYQYITMRRIERAKELLAATSQTIASVAAQLGFSSQSHFSEIFARLVGVTPSTYRRATRIAPAAPATLAILFPSAEKSVWAKPQEAELRKGGALRV; encoded by the coding sequence ATGACGGATGATGAGTTCTCCCGCTTTGACACCGTGCTCGACTACGTCGAGCAAGGCTTGGATCGCGACATCTGCCTGACCGATCTGGCGTGCTTGGTCGGACTGAGCGTCACGCATTTCTCGCATATCTTCAAGAGCGAATATGGCATGGCGCCATACCAGTACATCACGATGCGGCGCATCGAGCGAGCCAAGGAACTGCTCGCGGCGACTAGTCAGACCATCGCCTCGGTCGCGGCGCAACTCGGGTTTTCAAGCCAAAGCCACTTCAGCGAGATATTCGCCCGGCTCGTCGGCGTCACGCCTTCGACGTATCGCCGTGCTACCCGGATTGCGCCGGCTGCTCCTGCGACTCTCGCGATCTTATTTCCGTCCGCTGAAAAGAGCGTCTGGGCTAAGCCGCAGGAGGCGGAACTGAGAAAAGGCGGCGCGCTTCGAGTTTGA
- a CDS encoding Dyp-type peroxidase: protein MTSVPQMGIFSLGDPSHSFTEFALVHGARASDAVAAIAGLHDPRKTTEGVNLVAGFRPELWRAAAPVDAPADAASFERALVGRDGYTMPATQADVFIWVAGAAYDNVFDVAGSIVERVRSVATPIRELTGWTYQHNRDLTGFQDGTENPTLEDAPGVALIDDGLPGAGGSILLFQQWKHNAGAWHALATEAQERVIGRTKPDSIELDKAHMPADSHVTRTTLEEEGEELKIFRRNTPYGGVADHGTVFVGFSKQQYRLQRMLERMAGIPDGVRDALTRFSTPLTGAYYFVPALSSLVRFVT, encoded by the coding sequence TTGACAAGCGTCCCGCAGATGGGCATCTTCTCGCTGGGCGATCCGTCGCACAGCTTTACGGAGTTCGCGCTGGTTCACGGCGCGCGCGCGAGCGACGCAGTCGCGGCCATCGCCGGGTTGCACGACCCGCGCAAGACGACCGAAGGCGTCAATCTGGTCGCAGGGTTTCGCCCCGAGCTGTGGCGGGCAGCCGCGCCGGTGGACGCTCCGGCGGATGCGGCTTCATTCGAGCGCGCGCTGGTCGGCCGGGACGGCTATACGATGCCGGCCACGCAGGCGGACGTGTTCATCTGGGTCGCCGGCGCTGCATACGACAACGTGTTCGACGTCGCCGGGAGCATCGTCGAGCGCGTGAGATCCGTGGCAACGCCGATACGGGAATTGACCGGCTGGACCTACCAGCATAACCGCGATCTCACCGGTTTCCAGGACGGCACCGAGAACCCGACGCTCGAGGACGCCCCCGGCGTCGCGCTCATCGACGACGGCCTGCCGGGCGCCGGCGGCAGCATCTTGCTCTTCCAGCAATGGAAGCACAACGCCGGCGCGTGGCACGCGCTTGCCACCGAAGCCCAAGAGCGGGTCATCGGGCGCACCAAGCCCGACAGCATCGAACTGGACAAGGCCCACATGCCGGCGGACTCGCACGTCACGCGCACGACGCTCGAAGAAGAAGGCGAAGAGCTCAAGATCTTCCGCCGCAATACGCCGTACGGCGGCGTCGCGGATCATGGGACCGTCTTCGTCGGCTTTTCCAAACAGCAGTATCGCCTGCAACGGATGCTCGAGCGTATGGCCGGCATCCCTGACGGAGTGCGCGATGCGCTCACGCGCTTTTCGACCCCGCTCACCGGCGCGTATTACTTCGTTCCGGCGCTCTCGAGCCTGGTCCGCTTCGTTACCTGA
- a CDS encoding DUF4760 domain-containing protein, with amino-acid sequence MEIWSLVASLGTFLVIAATAIAAIVQLRHMRGSNQITVFSKLEEMWDDKEFRTQRRLVADELDQRLRDPQFRKELEADASPDEFVRAVIDVANFFEGMAIYAKTGLADTDIVCDFWSAIIVGSWHRLAPAIAIMRRTAGPLAYENFQYLAVVAQRYMDTHPHGTVPPEGRAPVPDVWLAEDHPKM; translated from the coding sequence GTGGAGATCTGGAGTCTCGTAGCCTCGCTCGGAACGTTTCTCGTGATCGCGGCGACCGCCATCGCCGCCATCGTGCAGTTGCGTCACATGCGCGGCAGCAACCAGATCACGGTGTTCTCCAAACTCGAAGAGATGTGGGACGACAAGGAGTTCAGGACGCAGCGCAGGCTCGTCGCGGACGAGCTCGACCAGCGCTTACGCGATCCACAATTTCGCAAGGAGTTGGAGGCCGACGCGTCTCCGGATGAGTTCGTTCGCGCCGTCATCGACGTCGCGAACTTCTTCGAAGGCATGGCGATCTACGCCAAGACAGGCCTCGCGGATACCGATATCGTGTGCGACTTCTGGTCCGCGATCATCGTCGGCAGCTGGCATCGGCTGGCGCCGGCGATCGCTATCATGCGCCGCACGGCTGGGCCGCTGGCGTACGAGAATTTCCAGTACTTGGCGGTGGTCGCACAGCGCTACATGGACACGCATCCGCACGGCACGGTGCCGCCCGAAGGCCGCGCACCGGTGCCTGACGTCTGGCTCGCCGAAGACCACCCCAAAATGTAG
- a CDS encoding Uma2 family endonuclease, which translates to MPREITLPEAKPALEWVNGRVLQKVSPKRQHAIAQGRFYTALDEWASKGGLGIVGTEWRFRVQPPGEQRRPLVPDVAYLSYARLPFETQQVTDEPKVAPDAVVEVLSPRDRRADVEEKTRVYLAAGTEVIFLVDPKRKLARVRDRHEERTVKEDGVITHDSLSGFKLEARRLFSVPPPAA; encoded by the coding sequence ATGCCGCGAGAAATCACGTTGCCGGAGGCCAAGCCGGCGCTCGAATGGGTCAACGGCCGGGTTCTCCAAAAGGTGAGCCCGAAGCGTCAACACGCGATCGCGCAGGGACGCTTCTACACCGCGCTCGACGAGTGGGCATCAAAGGGCGGCCTCGGAATCGTGGGCACGGAATGGCGTTTCCGGGTGCAGCCGCCCGGCGAACAGCGCCGCCCGCTCGTGCCGGACGTCGCCTACCTTTCGTATGCGCGGCTGCCTTTCGAAACGCAACAGGTCACCGATGAGCCTAAGGTCGCGCCCGACGCCGTTGTAGAAGTGCTTTCCCCCCGCGACCGCCGCGCCGACGTCGAGGAGAAGACGCGGGTGTATCTCGCGGCCGGCACTGAGGTGATATTCCTCGTCGATCCGAAGCGCAAGCTCGCGCGGGTTCGCGACCGACACGAAGAGCGCACTGTCAAGGAAGACGGCGTCATCACCCACGACTCGCTTTCGGGCTTCAAACTCGAAGCGCGCCGCCTTTTCTCAGTTCCGCCTCCTGCGGCTTAG